A single window of Plectropomus leopardus isolate mb chromosome 12, YSFRI_Pleo_2.0, whole genome shotgun sequence DNA harbors:
- the fam110b gene encoding protein FAM110B — protein sequence MPTETLAPALPDSKAAGPASAFGSAVPLRILNKGPEYFRRQVEPNPKRLSAVERLEADKAKYVKSQEVINAKQEPIKPPILAKPPVGHALLSKRGSGIGGGGNGGGIPFKASNNNAKSDTCATSSGSSKRENLNLEILKNLLNSSSSSGAGSEGLGGGAKSAVLMRSSGGMPRSWTPSGMPLTYRSTMTLNEQPPDSAPSPSTSHSLRSFSHSLKVPPINSGGRRSPQQGGNLNLSRRGEGVIDRSRSPLPPLLTSHSSSDLLRLCNGKPLRTARSSSSSAPPLPPKPNPASLPPPALSLSLPPPRPTPSPSLCDNTTPQSLPCDFGDPPNTSADANLELELGTSVARRSSLHRSKSDLSDRYARAGADVERFFNYCGLDPEELEAVGPENFARANSDIVSLNFRSASMISSDCDRSRRSSNDGLSDGDEDEEEEAGERVPYGISAVERNARVIKWLYSIKQARETQKVSHV from the exons ATGCCGACAGAGACTCTGGCTCCAGCCCTGCCAGATAGCAAGGCCGCTGGCCCGGCTTCGGCCTTTGGCTCTGCCGTACCCCTCCGCATCCTCAATAAGGGCCCTGAATACTTCAGGAGACAG GTGGAGCCTAACCCAAAGCGCCTCAGTGCTGTTGAGAGACTAGAAGCTGACAAGGCCAAGTATGTCAAGAGCCAGGAGGTCATCAACGCCAAGCAGGAGCCAATCAAACCACCCATTCTGGCAAAGCCTCCCGTCGGTCACGCCCTCCTGTCTAAGAGAGGCTCAGGGATTGGTGGAGGAGGAAATGGAGGCGGGATACCATTCAAAGCGTCCAATAACAATGCCAAGTCAGACACATGTGCAAcaagcagcggcagcagcaaaCGGGAGAATTTAAATCTGGAGATCCTTAAAAACCTGCTGAACTCATCGTCCTCTTCAGGAGCTGGGTCCGAGGGACTAGGAGGCGGGGCTAAGAGTGCTGTGTTGATGAGGTCATCAGGTGGAATGCCCAGGAGTTGGACGCCATCAGG GATGCCGTTAACCTACCGATCTACTATGACGCTTAATGAGCAGCCACCAGACTCAGCTCCCAGTCCAAGCACCTCACACTCCCTCAGATCCTTCTCCCATTCCCTGAAGGTCCCTCCCATCAATAGCGGGGGACGTCGCAGTCCACAACAGGGAGGAAACCTCAACCTGAGCAGACGAGGTGAAGGAGTTATAGATCGTTCTCGCTCACCATTACCGCCTCTACTCACCTCCCACTCCTCCTCTGACCTCCTGCGACTGTGCAACGGCAAGCCGCTCCGCACGGCCCGATCCAGCAGCTCCTCAGCTCCGCCCCTCCCTCCAAAACCCAACCCCGCCTCGCTTCCTCCTCCCGCACTTTCCTTGTCACTGCCTCCCCCTCGCCCGACTCCATCCCCCTCGCTCTGTGATAACACCACCCCTCAGTCGCTGCCTTGTGATTTTGGAGATCCTCCCAATACTTCAGCCGATGCCAACCTGGAGCTTGAGCTTGGTACATCCGTAGCTCGCCGCTCTTCGCTACACAGATCTAAATCAGACCTGTCAGACCGGTATGCCCGCGCTGGAGCGGACGTGGAACGCTTTTTTAACTACTGCGGGCTTGACCCCGAGGAGCTGGAGGCAGTCGGTCCAGAGAACTTTGCGCGGGCCAACTCGGACATCGTCAGCCTGAACTTCCGATCAGCTTCAATGATCTCCTCTGACTGCGACCGGTCGCGGAGATCCTCCAATGATGGACTGTCAGATGgggacgaggacgaggaggaggaggctggggAGCGCGTTCCATATGGCATCTCGGCTGTGGAGCGAAATGCGAGAGTCATTAAATGGCTGTATAGCATCAAACAGGCAAGAGAGACGCAAAAAGTCTCACATGTCTAG
- the atg10 gene encoding ubiquitin-like-conjugating enzyme ATG10 isoform X1, whose product MSSCVLDEESFRRCCRLLLQQSEQLRDGWSWEEVQGSEEGYLRKTALRSVLVDSSAVWDQEGSRSESEQVTSCPCGPDEQQEEKQQAVPVPSVDTDSLRGDMDDDGEDDGVCPPSEGSSQLLQYEYHILHSCSYGTPVLYFRAFTQEGRSLSLEEVWSSVHPNFRLRLQNSPLNTITLQEHPLLGQPFFMLHPCRTEEFMRPVLQAAQDQHRPVNYVLSWLSVVGPVVGLDIPLQYSSQLCPAASPCSPKPD is encoded by the exons ATGAGCTCGTGCGTGCTGGATGAGGAGAGCTTCCGCCGCTGCTGTCggctcctcctgcagcagtcGGAGCAGCTGAGGGACGGCTGGAGCTGGGAGGAGGTCCAG GGTTCAGAGGAGGGCTACCTGAGGAAGACTGCTCTGAGGTCAGTGCTTGTTGACTCCAGCGCAGTGTGGGACCAGGAGGGATCCAGATCAGAGTCAGAGCAGGTCACTTCCTGTCCCTGCGGGCCTGAtgagcagcaggaggaaaagCAGCAG GCTGTTCCTGTCCCCTCTGTGGACACTGACAGTCTCAGAGGGGACATGGATGACGATGGCGAGGATGACGGGGTGTGTCCGCCCTCTGAAGGCAGCAGCCAGCTGCTTCAGTACGAGTATCACATCCTGCACTCCTGCAGCTACGGCACTCCTGTGCTCTATTTCAGAGCCTTCACACAGG AGGGGAGGAGCCTGTCATTAGAGGAGGTGTGGAGCTCTGTTCACCCAAACTTCAGGCTGCGGCTTCAGAACAGTCCTCTGAATACAATCACTCTGCAG gAGCATCCCCTGCTGGGTCAGCCTTTCTTTATGCTCCACCCCTGCAGGACAGAGGAGTTCATGAGGCCGGTGCTGCAGGCGGCTCAGGACCAGCACAG GCCGGTGAACTACGTGTTGTCGTGGCTCAGTGTGGTGGGTCCTGTGGTTGGCCTGGACATCCCTCTGCAGTATTCCAGCCAGCTGTGTCCTGCAGCCTCGCCCTGCAGCCCCAAACCAGACTGA
- the atg10 gene encoding ubiquitin-like-conjugating enzyme ATG10 isoform X2, whose protein sequence is MSSCVLDEESFRRCCRLLLQQSEQLRDGWSWEEVQGSEEGYLRKTALRSVLVDSSAVWDQEGSRSESEQVTSCPCGPDEQQEEKQQAVPVPSVDTDSLRGDMDDDGEDDGVCPPSEGSSQLLQYEYHILHSCSYGTPVLYFRAFTQEGRSLSLEEVWSSVHPNFRLRLQNSPLNTITLQEHPLLGQPFFMLHPCRTEEFMRPVLQAAQDQHRYDHCWIH, encoded by the exons ATGAGCTCGTGCGTGCTGGATGAGGAGAGCTTCCGCCGCTGCTGTCggctcctcctgcagcagtcGGAGCAGCTGAGGGACGGCTGGAGCTGGGAGGAGGTCCAG GGTTCAGAGGAGGGCTACCTGAGGAAGACTGCTCTGAGGTCAGTGCTTGTTGACTCCAGCGCAGTGTGGGACCAGGAGGGATCCAGATCAGAGTCAGAGCAGGTCACTTCCTGTCCCTGCGGGCCTGAtgagcagcaggaggaaaagCAGCAG GCTGTTCCTGTCCCCTCTGTGGACACTGACAGTCTCAGAGGGGACATGGATGACGATGGCGAGGATGACGGGGTGTGTCCGCCCTCTGAAGGCAGCAGCCAGCTGCTTCAGTACGAGTATCACATCCTGCACTCCTGCAGCTACGGCACTCCTGTGCTCTATTTCAGAGCCTTCACACAGG AGGGGAGGAGCCTGTCATTAGAGGAGGTGTGGAGCTCTGTTCACCCAAACTTCAGGCTGCGGCTTCAGAACAGTCCTCTGAATACAATCACTCTGCAG gAGCATCCCCTGCTGGGTCAGCCTTTCTTTATGCTCCACCCCTGCAGGACAGAGGAGTTCATGAGGCCGGTGCTGCAGGCGGCTCAGGACCAGCACAGGTACGATCACTGCTGGATTCACTAG
- the LOC121951665 gene encoding uncharacterized protein LOC121951665 isoform X1 — MSTLQTLKTFITQRLAVAVEEISALLETTISNYEEEINRQRRRLEDERSELLHNKAGTQEGMRFRVLVDHDIKKITFQNGLPPTVQDLIKVFKLAFSISTEIGLQYKDADFDDFFTLTSTGDLKDKDTLKIVHLPPPPSGMMMAAAPQERRPADFNNSLTITATSTCSVRNKDAIKLEHVPSSPDIIMTTGPQEHNPDTSDASSVDDCISVDSQDAAIPSSLPSGRQSLWPAIFPIPTFSYNTEMALRQANEKFLRDGTLLTSPSVKSDILERLAEAMFSYTAYPNDPQRTAVAQALIEKHPCLREPGSYNGCYGWQQSLKYKCGNYRTKLKAHGNPELLINTLKHKQDGDRQPSKNIKKPRKAEVNFLPPHPAGETDESLESVRLELLVASRAKDSNKMINDMMSRTYSCRRREVVGQTVTVAEFTERWPALFDPVQINEEFRRCNTVPLEPTFISQLDRFMPKLLELFSSKGGAVGQRLKSVLIELIKEPHASMVKKRDVTLRCLIEYLGENVQDLVADYYRTAVDQVHEDLKTQSMRIYVCQQPDTVGIVIDGTPVLTGLGNMSRACCLLLGLTYALNLDYPPKLARTFEVFQRLFVGLDVMQPKPSSKFINLKNKLLT; from the exons ATGTCCACCCTCCAGACACTGAAAACTTTTATCACGCAGCGGCTCGCGGTGGCTGTGGAGGAGATCTCCGCGCTGCTGGAAACAACTATTTCAAACTACGAAGAAGAAATCAACCGCCAGCGGAGGCGGCTGGAGGACGAGAGGTCTGAGCTCCTCCACAACAAAGCAG GTACACAGGAGGGCATGAGATTTCGAGTCCTCGTCGACCATGATATCAAAAAGATAACTTTCCAAAATGGCCTCCCCCCAACTGTGCAGGACTTGATTAAAGTGTTTAAATTGGCTTTTTCCATCAGCACGGAGATAGGTCTTCAGTACAAAGACGCTGACTTTGATGACTTCTTCACACTCACCTCTACAGGTGACCTGAAGGATAAAGACACACTCAAAATAGTTCATCTGCCGCCGCCACCTTCAGGTATGATGATGGCGGCGGCTCCTCAGGAGCGCAGACCTGCTGACTTTAATAACTCCCTCACTATAACCGCTACATCTACATGTAGCGTTAGGAATAAAGACGCAATCAAATTAGAGCATGTGCCATCATCACCAGATATAATAATGACCACTGGCCCTCAGGAACACAACCCCGACACATCGGACGCGTCCTCTGTAGACGATTGCATCTCTGTGGACTCGCAGGACGCTGCGATTCCCAGCTCCCTTCCCTCCGGGAGGCAGAGCCTGTGGCCTGCCATCTTTCCCATTCCAACTTTCTCCTACAACACTGAGATGGCTTTGAGACAAGCCAATGAAAAGTTTCTGAGAGATGGGACGTTGCTGACATCACCAAGTGTCAAATCGGACATTCTGGAGCGCCTGGCGGAAGCCATGTTTTCCTACACAGCTTATCCCAATGATCCTCAGAGGACTGCGGTCGCACAGGCGCTAATAGAGAAGCATCCCTGCTTGAGGGAGCCCGGCTCTTACAATGGATGTTACGGCTGGCAGCAAAGCCTAAAATACAAATGTGGAAACTATCGGACCAAACTTAAAGCACACGGAAACCCCGAACTGCtaataaacacactgaaacacaagcaGGATGGTGATAGACAACCttccaaaaatatcaagaaacCAAGGAAAGCTGAGGTGAACTTTCTCCCCCCACATCCAGCCGGAGAGACTGACGAGAGCCTGGAGAGTGTGAGACTTGAGCTCCTTGTAGCAAGCAGGGCAAAGGACAGTAATAAGATGATAAATGATATGATGTCCAGAACATACAGCTGTAGGAGGAGGGAGGTGGTCGGCCAGACTGTGACAGTGGCAGAGTTCACAGAGAGATGGCCTGCCCTCTTCGATCCGGTACAG ATAAATGAAGAGTTCCGAAGGTGCAACACTGTTCCTCTGGAGCCAACATTCATCTCCCAGCTGGACCGCTTCATGCCAAAGCTGCTGGAGTTATTCAGCTCAAAGGGAGGAGCTGTTGGGCAGCGCCTGAAGAGTGTGCTGATTGAACTTATAAAG GAGCCACATGCTTCAATGGTGAAGAAGAGGGATGTGACTCTGAGATGCCTCATAGAGTACCTGGGGGAGAATGTGCAGGATCTCGTGGCTGATTACTAT CGGACAGCAGTGGATCAAGTGCATGAGGACCTTAAAACACAGAGCATGAGGATCTACGTGTGTCAGCAGCCTGACACAGTGGGCATCGTCATCGACGGGACTCCAGTGCTGACGGGTCTGGGTAACATGTCCAGAGCCTGCTGCCTCCTGCTCGGCCTCACCTACGCCCTAAACCTGGATTATCCTCCGAAACTTGCCAGGACGTTTGAAGTCTTTCAAAGACTATTTGTAGGACTCGATGTGATGCAGCCCAAACCATCGTCCAAGTTCATcaacctgaaaaacaaactccTCACCTGA
- the LOC121951665 gene encoding uncharacterized protein LOC121951665 isoform X2, producing MRFRVLVDHDIKKITFQNGLPPTVQDLIKVFKLAFSISTEIGLQYKDADFDDFFTLTSTGDLKDKDTLKIVHLPPPPSGMMMAAAPQERRPADFNNSLTITATSTCSVRNKDAIKLEHVPSSPDIIMTTGPQEHNPDTSDASSVDDCISVDSQDAAIPSSLPSGRQSLWPAIFPIPTFSYNTEMALRQANEKFLRDGTLLTSPSVKSDILERLAEAMFSYTAYPNDPQRTAVAQALIEKHPCLREPGSYNGCYGWQQSLKYKCGNYRTKLKAHGNPELLINTLKHKQDGDRQPSKNIKKPRKAEVNFLPPHPAGETDESLESVRLELLVASRAKDSNKMINDMMSRTYSCRRREVVGQTVTVAEFTERWPALFDPVQINEEFRRCNTVPLEPTFISQLDRFMPKLLELFSSKGGAVGQRLKSVLIELIKEPHASMVKKRDVTLRCLIEYLGENVQDLVADYYRTAVDQVHEDLKTQSMRIYVCQQPDTVGIVIDGTPVLTGLGNMSRACCLLLGLTYALNLDYPPKLARTFEVFQRLFVGLDVMQPKPSSKFINLKNKLLT from the exons ATGAGATTTCGAGTCCTCGTCGACCATGATATCAAAAAGATAACTTTCCAAAATGGCCTCCCCCCAACTGTGCAGGACTTGATTAAAGTGTTTAAATTGGCTTTTTCCATCAGCACGGAGATAGGTCTTCAGTACAAAGACGCTGACTTTGATGACTTCTTCACACTCACCTCTACAGGTGACCTGAAGGATAAAGACACACTCAAAATAGTTCATCTGCCGCCGCCACCTTCAGGTATGATGATGGCGGCGGCTCCTCAGGAGCGCAGACCTGCTGACTTTAATAACTCCCTCACTATAACCGCTACATCTACATGTAGCGTTAGGAATAAAGACGCAATCAAATTAGAGCATGTGCCATCATCACCAGATATAATAATGACCACTGGCCCTCAGGAACACAACCCCGACACATCGGACGCGTCCTCTGTAGACGATTGCATCTCTGTGGACTCGCAGGACGCTGCGATTCCCAGCTCCCTTCCCTCCGGGAGGCAGAGCCTGTGGCCTGCCATCTTTCCCATTCCAACTTTCTCCTACAACACTGAGATGGCTTTGAGACAAGCCAATGAAAAGTTTCTGAGAGATGGGACGTTGCTGACATCACCAAGTGTCAAATCGGACATTCTGGAGCGCCTGGCGGAAGCCATGTTTTCCTACACAGCTTATCCCAATGATCCTCAGAGGACTGCGGTCGCACAGGCGCTAATAGAGAAGCATCCCTGCTTGAGGGAGCCCGGCTCTTACAATGGATGTTACGGCTGGCAGCAAAGCCTAAAATACAAATGTGGAAACTATCGGACCAAACTTAAAGCACACGGAAACCCCGAACTGCtaataaacacactgaaacacaagcaGGATGGTGATAGACAACCttccaaaaatatcaagaaacCAAGGAAAGCTGAGGTGAACTTTCTCCCCCCACATCCAGCCGGAGAGACTGACGAGAGCCTGGAGAGTGTGAGACTTGAGCTCCTTGTAGCAAGCAGGGCAAAGGACAGTAATAAGATGATAAATGATATGATGTCCAGAACATACAGCTGTAGGAGGAGGGAGGTGGTCGGCCAGACTGTGACAGTGGCAGAGTTCACAGAGAGATGGCCTGCCCTCTTCGATCCGGTACAG ATAAATGAAGAGTTCCGAAGGTGCAACACTGTTCCTCTGGAGCCAACATTCATCTCCCAGCTGGACCGCTTCATGCCAAAGCTGCTGGAGTTATTCAGCTCAAAGGGAGGAGCTGTTGGGCAGCGCCTGAAGAGTGTGCTGATTGAACTTATAAAG GAGCCACATGCTTCAATGGTGAAGAAGAGGGATGTGACTCTGAGATGCCTCATAGAGTACCTGGGGGAGAATGTGCAGGATCTCGTGGCTGATTACTAT CGGACAGCAGTGGATCAAGTGCATGAGGACCTTAAAACACAGAGCATGAGGATCTACGTGTGTCAGCAGCCTGACACAGTGGGCATCGTCATCGACGGGACTCCAGTGCTGACGGGTCTGGGTAACATGTCCAGAGCCTGCTGCCTCCTGCTCGGCCTCACCTACGCCCTAAACCTGGATTATCCTCCGAAACTTGCCAGGACGTTTGAAGTCTTTCAAAGACTATTTGTAGGACTCGATGTGATGCAGCCCAAACCATCGTCCAAGTTCATcaacctgaaaaacaaactccTCACCTGA
- the blvra gene encoding biliverdin reductase A isoform X1: MRNTDLSVWNGSDPEASIYFSGRMLGAVVVGIGTAGRVRIRDMVSPLPGSTAEKLSVKGFISRRNLDPQQGVSQISVNEAVSREDIQVAFVCTENMSHEDYIRTFLQAGKHVCVEYPMTVNYKAAVEMWDLAQEKGVILHEEHIELLTEEYKQLKREVEGKILQEGTLHFTGGALKPGFGSQVFSGIARLTWLVELFGELSVTTATIEEDSANNYRKTTAKLLTSDNRPLTWIEERGPNLPRAKNINFQFDSGSLTQLPPAPGGAVGLFMQDLIHFSAKLAGQVSPEELQREKIRILHCLQLAERIDQLCQR; the protein is encoded by the exons TTTCTCAGGCAGGATGTTGGGAGCGGTGGTTGTCGGCATTGGCACAGCAGGTAGGGTGAGGATTAGAGACATGGTCTCTCCTCTACCCGGCAGCACTGCAGAGAAACTCAGTGTTAAAGGATTCATAtccag GAGAAACCTGGACCCTCAGCAGGGAGTGAGTCAGATCTCAGTGAACGAGGCTGTGAGCAGAGAGGACATTCAGGTGGCGTTTGTCTGCACTGAGAATATGTCGCATGAGGACTACATCAG AACTTTTCTGCAGGCAGGGAAACACGTGTGTGTCGAGTATCCAATGACTGTGAACTACAAGGCTGCTGTGGAAATGTGGGATTTAGCCCAGGAAAAAG gAGTGATTCTCCATGAGGAACACATCGAGCTGCTAACAGAAGAGTACAAACAGCTGAAGAGAGAGGTAGAGGGAAAAATCCTGCAGGAAGGGACTCTTCATTTTACTG GTGGagctctgaaacctggatttgGTTCCCAAGTTTTCAGTGGCATTGCTCGTCTCACCTGGCTGGTTGAATTGTTTGGTGAGCTGTCAGTAACCACAGCAACCATAGAAGAAGACTCTGCCAACAACTACAGGAAGACCACTGCAAAGTTGTTGACATCTGACAACAG ACCTCTGACATGGATCGAAGAACGGGGACCGAACCTCCccagggccaaaaacatcaacttCCAGTTTGACTCCGGCTCTCTGACCCAGTTACCTCCTGCACCCGGAGGGGCTGTGGGGCTCTTCATGCAGGACCTGATCCACTTCTCGGCCAAGCTGGCAGGACAAGTGAGTCCAGAGGAGctccagagagagaaaatccGGATCCTGCACTGCCTGCAGCTGGCTGAAAGGATAGATCAGCTCTGCCAGAGATAA
- the blvra gene encoding biliverdin reductase A isoform X2 — MLGAVVVGIGTAGRVRIRDMVSPLPGSTAEKLSVKGFISRRNLDPQQGVSQISVNEAVSREDIQVAFVCTENMSHEDYIRTFLQAGKHVCVEYPMTVNYKAAVEMWDLAQEKGVILHEEHIELLTEEYKQLKREVEGKILQEGTLHFTGGALKPGFGSQVFSGIARLTWLVELFGELSVTTATIEEDSANNYRKTTAKLLTSDNRPLTWIEERGPNLPRAKNINFQFDSGSLTQLPPAPGGAVGLFMQDLIHFSAKLAGQVSPEELQREKIRILHCLQLAERIDQLCQR, encoded by the exons ATGTTGGGAGCGGTGGTTGTCGGCATTGGCACAGCAGGTAGGGTGAGGATTAGAGACATGGTCTCTCCTCTACCCGGCAGCACTGCAGAGAAACTCAGTGTTAAAGGATTCATAtccag GAGAAACCTGGACCCTCAGCAGGGAGTGAGTCAGATCTCAGTGAACGAGGCTGTGAGCAGAGAGGACATTCAGGTGGCGTTTGTCTGCACTGAGAATATGTCGCATGAGGACTACATCAG AACTTTTCTGCAGGCAGGGAAACACGTGTGTGTCGAGTATCCAATGACTGTGAACTACAAGGCTGCTGTGGAAATGTGGGATTTAGCCCAGGAAAAAG gAGTGATTCTCCATGAGGAACACATCGAGCTGCTAACAGAAGAGTACAAACAGCTGAAGAGAGAGGTAGAGGGAAAAATCCTGCAGGAAGGGACTCTTCATTTTACTG GTGGagctctgaaacctggatttgGTTCCCAAGTTTTCAGTGGCATTGCTCGTCTCACCTGGCTGGTTGAATTGTTTGGTGAGCTGTCAGTAACCACAGCAACCATAGAAGAAGACTCTGCCAACAACTACAGGAAGACCACTGCAAAGTTGTTGACATCTGACAACAG ACCTCTGACATGGATCGAAGAACGGGGACCGAACCTCCccagggccaaaaacatcaacttCCAGTTTGACTCCGGCTCTCTGACCCAGTTACCTCCTGCACCCGGAGGGGCTGTGGGGCTCTTCATGCAGGACCTGATCCACTTCTCGGCCAAGCTGGCAGGACAAGTGAGTCCAGAGGAGctccagagagagaaaatccGGATCCTGCACTGCCTGCAGCTGGCTGAAAGGATAGATCAGCTCTGCCAGAGATAA